A single window of Pseudomonas lutea DNA harbors:
- a CDS encoding DNA polymerase III subunit delta', translating into MAEAYPWQHGLWQQLAGRTQHAHAYLLHGPAGIGKRALAERLMYLLLCQRPAGLEACGQCKSCSLLAAGSHPDHYVLEPEEADKAIKVDQVRDLVSFVVQTAQMGGRKVVLIEPVESMNINAANALLKSLEEPSGNTILLLVSHQPSRLLPTVKSRCVQQACPLPSEAMSVAWLADALPDCTEQERMDLLVLAAGSPLGAVKLQAQGVHEQRALVVEGVKKLLKGQQSPTQLAEGWKDIPLLLLFDWFCDWSSLILRYQLTQDEDGLGLNDMRKVIQYLAQKSSQRNVLAIQDWVLMQRQKVMSKANLNRVLLLEALLVQWAGLTGQG; encoded by the coding sequence ATGGCTGAGGCCTATCCCTGGCAGCACGGTCTCTGGCAGCAACTGGCCGGGCGCACGCAGCATGCTCATGCGTACCTGCTGCACGGCCCGGCGGGTATCGGCAAACGGGCGCTGGCCGAGCGGCTGATGTATCTGCTGCTGTGTCAGCGCCCAGCGGGGCTTGAGGCGTGCGGGCAATGCAAGTCCTGCTCGCTGCTGGCGGCTGGCAGTCACCCCGACCATTACGTGCTGGAGCCGGAGGAGGCCGACAAGGCGATCAAGGTCGATCAAGTGCGCGATCTGGTCAGTTTCGTGGTGCAGACCGCACAGATGGGCGGGCGCAAGGTAGTGCTGATCGAACCGGTCGAGTCAATGAACATCAATGCCGCCAATGCGCTGCTCAAAAGCCTTGAAGAACCCTCGGGCAACACTATTCTGCTGCTGGTCAGTCATCAACCGAGCCGGCTGCTGCCGACGGTCAAAAGCCGGTGCGTGCAACAGGCGTGTCCGCTGCCGAGCGAGGCCATGAGTGTCGCCTGGCTGGCCGACGCGCTGCCCGATTGCACAGAGCAGGAGCGTATGGACCTGCTGGTGCTCGCCGCCGGTTCGCCACTGGGCGCCGTCAAGCTGCAAGCGCAGGGCGTTCATGAGCAACGCGCGCTGGTGGTGGAGGGCGTCAAAAAGCTGCTCAAAGGCCAGCAGTCTCCGACGCAACTCGCCGAGGGGTGGAAGGACATCCCCTTGCTGCTGCTTTTCGACTGGTTCTGCGACTGGTCGAGCCTGATCCTGCGCTACCAGCTGACGCAGGACGAAGATGGTCTGGGCCTGAACGACATGCGCAAGGTCATACAGTATCTGGCGCAGAAATCCTCGCAGCGCAACGTACTCGCCATCCAGGACTGGGTGCTTATGCAGCGGCAGAAGGTCATGTCAAAAGCGAACCTGAACCGGGTTTTGTTGCTCGAAGCATTATTGGTGCAGTGGGCAGGTCTGACCGGACAGGGTTAG
- the tmk gene encoding dTMP kinase — MTGLFITLEGPEGAGKSTNRNYLAERLRSEGIDVVLTREPGGTPLAERIRELLLATGDEQMFVDTELLLMFAARAQHLAALIRPALARGAVVLCDRFTDATYAYQGGGRGLPIERIAVLEDFVQGALRPDLTLVFDLPIEIGLARASARGQLDRFEQEGRAFFEAVRSTYLSRAAAAPERYRLVDAALPLTDVQASLDLLVPELLTLLAARRHG, encoded by the coding sequence GTGACCGGTTTGTTTATTACCCTGGAAGGCCCCGAAGGCGCGGGCAAAAGCACCAACCGCAATTATCTGGCCGAGCGCCTGCGCAGCGAAGGCATCGACGTGGTGCTGACCCGCGAGCCGGGCGGCACACCATTGGCCGAGCGCATTCGCGAGCTATTGTTGGCGACTGGCGACGAGCAGATGTTCGTCGATACCGAGTTGCTGCTGATGTTCGCCGCCCGCGCGCAACACCTCGCAGCGTTGATCCGCCCGGCGCTGGCCCGCGGTGCGGTAGTGCTTTGCGATCGGTTTACCGATGCGACGTACGCGTATCAGGGCGGCGGCCGAGGCTTGCCCATCGAGCGTATCGCCGTACTGGAGGATTTCGTTCAAGGTGCATTGCGGCCCGACCTGACGCTGGTGTTCGACCTGCCCATCGAGATTGGTCTCGCCCGCGCCTCTGCCCGCGGTCAGCTTGACCGGTTCGAGCAGGAGGGCCGTGCGTTTTTCGAGGCTGTGCGCAGTACGTATCTGTCCCGCGCTGCCGCGGCCCCCGAGCGTTATCGCCTGGTGGACGCTGCGCTGCCGCTGACCGATGTGCAGGCGTCTCTCGACCTGCTGGTTCCCGAATTGCTCACGCTGCTGGCGGCCCGCCGACATGGCTGA